From Callithrix jacchus isolate 240 chromosome 3, calJac240_pri, whole genome shotgun sequence, a single genomic window includes:
- the AGA gene encoding N(4)-(beta-N-acetylglucosaminyl)-L-asparaginase: MAGKSTLLQLLVPLLIGQAVVRGSSPLPLVLNTWPFKSATETAWRTLASGGSALDAVEIGCAMCEREQCDGSVGFGGSPDELGETTLDAMIMDGTTMDVGAVGDLRRIKNAIGVARKVLEHTTHTLLVGESATKFAESMGFINEDLSTNASQALHSNWLAWNCQPNYWRNVIPDASKYCGPYKPPGILKWDIPIYKEREDDRGHDTIGIIVIHKTGRIAAGTSTNGIKFKIPGRVGDSPIPGAGAYADDTAGAAAATGDGDILMRFLPSYQAVEYMRGGEDPTIACQKVISRIQKYFPEFFGAVICANMTGSYGAACNKLSTFTQFSFMVYNSEKHQPTEEKVDCI; the protein is encoded by the exons ATGGCGGGGAAGTCGACTTTGCTTCAGCTTCTCGTGCCGCTTCTGATCGGCCAGGCGGTAGTTCGCGGCTCCAGCCCTCTGCCCCTGGTCCTCAACACTTGGCCTTTTAAGAGTGCAACCGAAACAG CGTGGAGGACATTAGCATCTGGAGGCTCTGCCCTGGATGCCGTGGAGATCGGCTGTGCCATGTGTGAGAGAGAGCAGTGTGACGGCTCTGTAGGCTTTGGAGGAAGTCCTGATGAACTTGGAGAAACCACACTAGATGCCATGATCATGGATGG GACTACTATGGATGTAGGAGCAGTAGGAGATCTTAGACGAATTAAAAATGCTATTGGTGTGGCACGGAAAGTACTGgaacatacaacacacacactttTAGTGGGAGAATCAG CCACCAAATTTGCTGAAAGTATGGGGTTTATCAATGAAGATTTATCTACCAATGCTTCTCAAGCTCTTCATTCAAATtggcttgcttggaattgtcAGCCGAATTATTGGAGA AATGTTATACCAGATGCCTCAAAATACTGTGGGCCCTACAAACCACCTGGCATCTTAAAGTGGGATATTCCTATctataaagaaagagaagatgatCGTGGTCATGATACTATTG gCATTATTGTAATCCATAAGACAGGACGTATTGCTGCTGGTACATCTACAAATggtataaaattcaaaatacctGG CCGTGTAGGAGACTCACCAATACCTGGAGCTGGGGCCTATGCTGATGATACTGCGGGGGCAGCCGCAGCCACTGGGGACGGTGATATATTGATGCGCTTCCTACCAAG CTACCAAGCTGTAGAATACATGAGAGGAGGAGAAGATCCAACCATAGCTTGCCAAAAAGTGATTTCCAGAATCCAGAAGTATTTTCCGGAATTCTTTGGGGCTGTTATATGTGCCAATATGACTGGAAGTTACG GTGCTGCTTGCAATAAACTTTCAACATTTACCCAGTTTAGTTTCATGGTTTATAATTCCGAAAAACATCAGCCAACTGAGGAAAAAGTGGACTGCATCTAA